Proteins co-encoded in one Dehalobacter sp. genomic window:
- a CDS encoding ATP-binding protein gives MRSKELKKKLPLFQWTWRTYVCEALIPLIIMGLVFIAIFILAHFWLHKEVSGMSIAGQGEKLYAALNGLSDQLYRIGRFIIVGLLIFYSIFIIMFYRKAHRINKAISEPLARIKQMVLDIGTGQYLQEQPDFFIKELQDTAVSVVQLGKRLHHLDANLTVYQSEIRKKEENLQALVKSIDDAIFEVDESGIVRNAWTNDKSILIRPAAEIIGSSFYSVMDEETAKINMTLISRAIQGKEPEVFEYFLNTSKGVRWYQARIALIDNDRHSVSISVRNITDRKALENSLISAKMEAERASLAKSEFLSSMSHEFKTPLNAIMGFAQLLEIDTEAPLNEFQKQSVKEIYKAGNHLLDLINKVLDLAKIETGKFDVVIKPVEIKPVVEASINLVKPLADLKGIAITAAYSRCENYCVAADQIRLKQVLLNIFSNAIKYSFDNGIVEFSCQEFDGWLRFSIIDSGLGIPLEEQGKIFDPFFRASNINHLIEGTGIGLPVARELIELMGGNLGFDSQEGKGSHFWFELPLVHAGSAERITKWITY, from the coding sequence ATGAGGTCAAAAGAGTTAAAGAAAAAGCTACCGCTTTTCCAGTGGACTTGGCGCACCTATGTTTGCGAAGCACTCATTCCATTGATCATCATGGGATTGGTGTTTATTGCTATTTTCATTCTCGCGCACTTCTGGCTGCATAAAGAAGTATCAGGTATGTCGATTGCTGGTCAGGGAGAAAAGCTCTATGCCGCGCTGAACGGTTTAAGCGATCAATTGTACCGTATTGGCCGTTTTATCATTGTAGGTCTTCTTATTTTCTATAGTATATTTATCATCATGTTTTACCGGAAAGCTCATCGAATAAACAAGGCGATCTCGGAGCCTCTGGCCAGGATTAAGCAGATGGTCCTTGATATCGGCACAGGACAGTACCTCCAGGAACAACCGGATTTCTTCATTAAAGAGCTGCAGGATACGGCAGTCTCAGTCGTACAATTAGGTAAACGGCTGCATCATCTCGATGCCAATCTGACAGTTTACCAGTCTGAAATCAGGAAAAAGGAAGAAAATCTGCAGGCTCTGGTAAAATCCATTGATGATGCTATTTTTGAAGTAGATGAATCCGGAATCGTTCGGAATGCTTGGACAAATGATAAGAGTATTTTGATTAGACCGGCTGCTGAAATCATTGGTTCCTCCTTTTATTCCGTTATGGATGAGGAGACCGCAAAAATCAACATGACCTTGATCAGTCGTGCTATTCAAGGCAAGGAACCGGAGGTATTTGAATATTTCCTGAACACTTCAAAAGGCGTCCGTTGGTATCAGGCACGGATAGCCCTTATTGACAATGATAGGCATAGTGTTTCCATCTCCGTAAGGAATATTACCGATAGGAAGGCCCTGGAGAATTCGCTTATTTCAGCCAAGATGGAGGCTGAACGGGCCAGCCTGGCCAAATCGGAATTCCTCTCGAGTATGAGCCACGAATTTAAAACACCCCTGAATGCGATTATGGGCTTTGCCCAACTCCTGGAGATCGATACGGAGGCTCCTTTAAACGAATTTCAGAAGCAGAGTGTCAAAGAAATCTATAAAGCAGGGAACCACTTACTTGACCTGATTAATAAAGTCCTTGATCTCGCGAAGATTGAAACAGGCAAATTTGATGTCGTGATTAAACCGGTAGAAATAAAACCTGTCGTAGAAGCTTCGATCAACTTAGTCAAGCCGCTGGCTGATCTGAAAGGAATTGCGATCACGGCAGCGTATTCCAGGTGTGAGAATTATTGTGTGGCGGCAGACCAGATCCGTTTGAAACAAGTGCTGCTGAATATTTTTTCGAATGCGATTAAATATAGTTTTGATAATGGAATCGTTGAATTCAGCTGTCAGGAGTTTGATGGGTGGCTGCGCTTCAGCATCATCGATAGTGGTTTAGGCATTCCGTTGGAAGAACAGGGTAAAATATTTGATCCTTTTTTCAGGGCATCGAATATCAACCATTTAATCGAAGGTACCGGGATTGGGTTGCCGGTTGCCAGAGAATTGATTGAACTGATGGGCGGA